In the Candidatus Cloacimonas acidaminovorans str. Evry genome, one interval contains:
- a CDS encoding tetratricopeptide repeat protein, with translation MKKSLFLIAIILVSCIVLLAIPEPVHIVPVSTDKVNPFGVDCFHLQGSVAYCVDNTKGIIKAWDASKKEFLQPIFTKLPYAGKADDITGDETTLYILDSKANSIYLYGYDGNYLRTISFKGSPAVQFKKAIRILVNYQGFIYVLDAGRNELLSFTNEGMFTGKISVMAPISMCLGEDQVIHILINKGRNQAMLHFDTNLTPCGSFTFSTPEGKADKIADSAINQYNEYYVIYALSTKIGKTDASGRLFPRSTWGSKDTNVSLVSFQKPTIIKTVDNNGKVLLGILDSKVRTLKLYLDSEFSTMNVLQKPPFTIRPKLLENTAPKAKDYLVQDGRKYYVHTTTVQYNKAKKTTDAITCKDDNGNIFNIYAVTEGERGVKGYDAIAVFNNKLYAVDSKSCKVFIYNALTGDYMDSFGGKGNQNGRLNMPVSIAISSDGLIYIADRDNFRIAIFNENSAHMLNIDFKSKNLKPQLLRISGQTLYFLANNSAIYKMSLDDDKNLKLLVSAKRISTFDVLYENRIGYIDGLTQQLNIIYNNNTEHQYFTKNANGIFPGFAEIELIRYNPTDNNLYICDKMAVNTRLLTFYFSPKKPQTIHFIVNQNKQAELSWDAAEGISNWLVIENNGTQSVTYKVSEPRFVITEPKTQINTYKVQSISADGKSGPPSEEIEDAYSYYRYLSQNKNYKEAAVALDRASKIFSGVNFKEELVQNYTLEAQMFISRNEFEKALSSIDSIEKITGVLIDTAIWKAEIYRMMGDYKQGIAYLEKFKRNDDQNIMRELIALYYMDKNYAKVKELCNSYLANFNRDKEVIRYLALAEEKLQNYANALSAMRELIAVEDNLDNNIKLGELQMLNKEYETAINSLLRTLQRFNNQGADVIQKLLGDCYFASGNYASAIDKYIDAIQLNPNEAEFYYCLGNAYAKSRKAREATNNFAIAYQKMPAEVKYGFAYAQALDKEFRSTEALTVMDNIYQYIASDSTTTAYHEFYHDLLIKEQRYDDAWKEIQIALKYAPDNKLLQEKARTTSETRKYYNETRDEIEIKKLEFYKVFPALCEYYKTNPIGTVILYNTREISIENISVTVTIPQITDRPYKKIIPALMGGEELTVDITAPINNRIFDFCKNGSATFNADLEVEWIFNKKQGAANKSAIIQAQGINAMDWKDRKQYACFINPEDVNLRTFVNTNITQLFKTQPVGELNKNIQRAVQVWCFYSANGIKYIPDMSTANLTGSEIDNVQFPFQTLTQKAGDCDDLLALLAATLSVIGVECGFIDIPGHVMLVINTGITTEEIFSLGFEPSQFIYKNKKYWLPIETTLLGKETFTASWKKASKDYNMLIEKGIDPQLIEFDIAHQLYPPAPYTEQISSYEYSNKTQAITKYETEIENIKLMGKVAQEEKFVETLKKYPTNLKVANQYALWCVKNNRPGKAAELWYQILTQDPQNLGALINLGNLQFKGGNYNEARINYLTALELSNDKDLILRNLCILEYKSGNQSQAREYFNRMSNKNLLRDVNPTIYSDLLYIGE, from the coding sequence ATGAAAAAATCCCTTTTCCTGATTGCAATTATCTTGGTTAGTTGTATAGTGCTATTAGCAATTCCTGAGCCGGTACATATAGTTCCTGTTTCTACAGATAAGGTTAATCCCTTTGGAGTTGATTGTTTTCATCTTCAGGGTAGTGTTGCATATTGTGTAGATAATACAAAAGGCATAATTAAGGCATGGGATGCTAGCAAGAAAGAATTTTTGCAACCGATATTTACCAAACTTCCTTATGCTGGTAAGGCGGATGATATTACAGGAGATGAAACAACTTTATATATTCTGGATTCCAAAGCCAACTCAATTTATTTATATGGATACGACGGCAACTATTTAAGAACTATATCTTTTAAGGGTTCACCCGCTGTTCAGTTTAAAAAAGCTATTCGCATTCTGGTAAATTATCAGGGCTTTATTTATGTTTTGGATGCAGGACGAAATGAATTGCTTTCTTTTACTAATGAAGGTATGTTTACGGGTAAAATTTCGGTTATGGCACCTATATCTATGTGTTTGGGAGAAGACCAGGTAATTCATATTCTGATAAACAAAGGCAGAAATCAGGCAATGCTGCATTTTGATACCAATCTTACACCCTGCGGTAGCTTTACATTTTCTACTCCAGAGGGCAAAGCAGATAAAATTGCCGATTCTGCCATTAATCAATATAATGAGTATTATGTTATTTATGCTCTGAGTACCAAGATTGGCAAGACAGATGCTTCCGGACGCCTATTTCCCCGATCAACCTGGGGTTCAAAAGATACTAATGTATCTCTGGTTTCTTTTCAAAAGCCAACTATTATCAAAACAGTAGATAACAATGGAAAAGTTCTTTTAGGGATATTGGACAGCAAAGTCCGAACTCTTAAACTCTATCTGGATAGCGAGTTTTCTACAATGAATGTGTTGCAAAAACCTCCTTTTACAATACGACCCAAATTGTTGGAAAATACTGCACCGAAAGCCAAGGATTATCTTGTTCAAGACGGCAGAAAATATTATGTTCATACAACCACAGTGCAGTATAATAAAGCTAAAAAGACCACCGATGCCATTACCTGTAAAGATGATAACGGCAACATTTTTAATATTTATGCTGTAACCGAAGGGGAAAGAGGAGTGAAAGGTTACGATGCTATTGCCGTCTTTAATAATAAATTGTATGCGGTAGATAGTAAATCCTGCAAGGTTTTTATTTATAATGCATTAACGGGTGATTATATGGATTCCTTTGGCGGAAAAGGAAATCAGAATGGACGATTGAATATGCCTGTTAGTATAGCCATTTCTTCCGATGGTTTAATTTATATTGCCGACAGGGATAATTTTCGGATTGCTATCTTTAATGAAAATTCTGCTCATATGCTTAATATAGATTTTAAGAGCAAAAATTTAAAACCTCAATTATTGCGGATTAGTGGTCAAACACTATATTTTCTGGCAAATAATTCGGCTATTTATAAGATGTCCCTGGATGATGACAAAAACTTAAAACTATTAGTTTCAGCTAAGAGAATAAGCACTTTTGATGTTTTATACGAAAACAGGATTGGCTATATTGACGGATTAACACAGCAGTTAAACATTATTTATAATAACAATACAGAACATCAGTACTTTACCAAAAATGCTAACGGTATTTTCCCCGGTTTTGCAGAAATTGAATTAATCCGTTATAATCCAACTGATAATAATCTTTACATTTGTGATAAAATGGCTGTCAATACACGACTACTTACTTTTTACTTCAGTCCCAAGAAACCCCAGACCATACATTTTATAGTAAATCAGAATAAACAGGCAGAACTTTCCTGGGATGCAGCAGAAGGGATATCAAATTGGTTAGTAATTGAAAACAATGGAACTCAAAGTGTAACATATAAAGTTAGTGAGCCGCGTTTTGTAATTACCGAACCGAAAACACAAATAAATACCTATAAAGTGCAGTCAATTTCTGCTGATGGAAAAAGCGGTCCCCCTTCGGAAGAAATTGAAGATGCTTATTCTTATTACCGTTATTTATCTCAGAATAAGAATTATAAAGAGGCAGCAGTAGCATTGGATAGAGCTTCCAAAATCTTTTCAGGTGTTAATTTTAAAGAAGAATTAGTGCAGAATTATACTCTGGAAGCTCAAATGTTCATCAGTCGGAACGAATTTGAAAAAGCATTATCCAGCATTGACTCTATAGAAAAAATTACGGGAGTGCTGATAGATACTGCCATCTGGAAAGCTGAAATATACAGAATGATGGGGGATTATAAGCAGGGTATTGCTTATCTGGAGAAGTTTAAGAGAAACGATGACCAAAATATTATGCGCGAGCTGATTGCATTGTATTATATGGATAAAAACTATGCTAAAGTGAAGGAACTCTGCAATTCCTATTTAGCTAACTTTAACCGCGATAAAGAAGTAATCCGATATCTTGCCTTAGCTGAAGAAAAACTGCAGAATTATGCTAATGCTTTATCTGCAATGCGGGAATTGATTGCTGTGGAAGATAATCTGGATAATAATATTAAACTGGGTGAACTACAAATGCTGAATAAAGAATATGAGACCGCAATCAATTCTTTATTAAGAACTTTGCAGCGATTCAATAACCAGGGTGCGGATGTTATTCAAAAACTTCTTGGCGATTGCTATTTTGCATCCGGAAATTATGCGAGTGCCATTGACAAATATATAGATGCCATTCAGCTCAATCCTAACGAAGCAGAATTTTATTATTGTCTGGGAAATGCTTATGCCAAAAGTCGTAAAGCGAGGGAAGCTACGAATAATTTTGCTATTGCTTATCAGAAAATGCCTGCTGAAGTAAAATACGGTTTTGCTTATGCTCAGGCATTGGATAAGGAATTTCGTTCTACTGAAGCTTTAACAGTGATGGATAATATCTATCAATATATTGCTTCTGATAGCACCACAACTGCTTATCACGAATTCTATCATGATTTACTAATTAAAGAGCAACGCTATGATGATGCTTGGAAAGAAATTCAAATTGCGCTTAAATATGCACCTGATAATAAGCTTTTACAGGAAAAAGCCAGAACTACTTCTGAAACAAGGAAATATTATAACGAAACAAGAGATGAGATAGAAATTAAGAAACTTGAATTTTACAAGGTCTTTCCCGCTCTATGCGAATATTATAAAACCAATCCTATTGGAACCGTTATCCTTTATAATACGCGAGAAATTTCCATTGAGAATATTTCTGTAACTGTTACCATTCCCCAAATAACCGATCGTCCTTATAAGAAAATTATACCGGCTTTAATGGGTGGTGAAGAACTTACCGTGGATATCACAGCTCCTATCAATAACAGGATATTTGATTTCTGCAAAAATGGTTCCGCTACTTTTAATGCGGATCTGGAGGTTGAATGGATATTTAACAAAAAACAAGGTGCTGCTAATAAAAGTGCCATTATTCAGGCACAGGGTATCAATGCTATGGACTGGAAAGATCGTAAACAGTATGCCTGTTTTATAAATCCTGAAGATGTAAATTTGCGCACTTTCGTAAATACTAATATCACTCAACTTTTCAAAACTCAACCCGTGGGAGAACTTAATAAAAATATCCAACGCGCAGTTCAGGTTTGGTGTTTTTATAGTGCTAATGGTATCAAATATATTCCGGATATGTCTACAGCTAATTTGACCGGCAGTGAAATAGATAATGTCCAATTTCCTTTTCAGACCCTAACTCAAAAAGCTGGTGATTGTGACGATTTGCTTGCTCTATTGGCTGCTACTTTATCGGTAATAGGCGTAGAATGTGGTTTTATAGATATTCCGGGGCATGTTATGCTGGTTATCAATACCGGAATAACTACGGAAGAGATTTTCTCTCTTGGTTTTGAACCAAGCCAGTTCATCTATAAAAATAAAAAATACTGGCTTCCTATTGAAACAACGCTTTTGGGTAAAGAAACCTTTACCGCCAGCTGGAAAAAAGCCAGCAAGGATTATAATATGCTAATTGAAAAAGGAATAGACCCACAGTTAATTGAATTTGATATTGCACATCAGCTATATCCTCCAGCACCATACACAGAACAAATTTCCAGTTATGAATACAGCAATAAAACGCAAGCAATAACTAAATACGAAACTGAAATTGAAAACATAAAATTGATGGGAAAGGTAGCTCAGGAAGAGAAATTTGTGGAAACGCTTAAAAAATATCCTACCAATCTAAAGGTTGCCAATCAATATGCTCTGTGGTGTGTGAAAAATAATCGTCCCGGAAAAGCTGCAGAATTATGGTATCAAATTTTAACTCAAGACCCTCAAAATCTTGGTGCTTTAATCAATTTGGGCAATCTCCAATTTAAGGGAGGTAACTATAACGAAGCCAGAATCAACTATTTAACTGCCTTAGAACTTAGTAATGATAAGGATCTAATATTACGCAACCTCTGTATTCTGGAATACAAAAGCGGAAACCAAAGTCAAGCCAGGGAATATTTTAATCGGATGAGCAATAAAAACCTTCTGCGTGATGTTAACCCCACAATATATTCCGATTTGCTATATATAGGAGAGTAA